The Bacillus sp. F19 DNA segment GAGCTTTGTCATCAGCCTGTATTTTCTTTTAATCTATCGAATCATCAGCCTTTCACTTGATGTGAAGGACCCTTTTTCTTCGTACATATGTACAGGAGTTATTTCAATGATTGCTTTTCACGTGTTTCAAAATGCCGGAATGACGATCGGCTTATTGCCGATTACCGGAATTCCTCTTCCATTCATCAGCTATGGAGGAAGCTCAATGATCAGCAACATGCTTGCACTGGGGCTCGTTTTCAGTATTAGCATCCGGAATAAGAAATATTTTTTTGATCGTGAATGAAAAAAATCCTCCTTCAAATTAATCTGTACCCTATAGAGTAGACACTTAAAAAGAGTCTACCTATAGGGTATTTTTTTCATGAAACCATGCAAGATAATTCTTTTGATCAAAAGAAGGAAAGCCAGTCCTAATCACAGAAGTTTATAAGCATAGATAAAACCAGAAAAGGAATGAATAGCTTTGAATAAACGCAACCCCTATTTTCTTCTTGTTCTTGCGACAATTTTATGGGGAGGGAATTTTGTCATCGGCCGTGCCATAACAGACAGCATGCCTCCATTTACCCTCTCCCTGCTCAGGTGGTGTACTGCATTAATCATTTTTCTGCCCTTTGCATGGCCTCATCTTAAAAAAGAGTACGTACAGTTAAAAAAGAACTGGCACATCCTGATTTTGATGTCTATAACAGGAATTGCAGGATTTAACAGCCTGCTTTATCTTGCGCTGCATTACACAACATCCATTAATGCTTCATTAGTAAACATGTCGACTCCAATTGTGATTTATATCCTTTCCTTTTTTATTCTCAGGGAGCAGCTGAACAGAAATCAGATGATCGGAACCGTTCTTTCTCTTGCGGGGCTATTTTTTATTCTTTCAAAAGGATCTCTTTCAGTCCTTGTCAATTTCTCGTTTAATTTTGGGGACTTCATTGTCCTTGCCGCGGTTGTTTGCTGGAGCATCTATTCCATTTTAATAAAGCGTTATACAGGAATTTTGCCTGGATACAGCACATTTCTCG contains these protein-coding regions:
- a CDS encoding DMT family transporter — encoded protein: MNKRNPYFLLVLATILWGGNFVIGRAITDSMPPFTLSLLRWCTALIIFLPFAWPHLKKEYVQLKKNWHILILMSITGIAGFNSLLYLALHYTTSINASLVNMSTPIVIYILSFFILREQLNRNQMIGTVLSLAGLFFILSKGSLSVLVNFSFNFGDFIVLAAVVCWSIYSILIKRYTGILPGYSTFLVCIAFGILVLLPLSFYETFILNIPIVWSSSSVFTILYTGVFASIVAFISWNTAVVRVGANKAGIFLNLIPVFAVIFAVLFIGEKIMWYQLAGGLFVIAGVYLSARSIPLEKKEKKMFLRDKEFYR